From Salinirubellus salinus, the proteins below share one genomic window:
- a CDS encoding TIGR00341 family protein, whose protein sequence is MRLVQVLVPEGKSEDVLEALDGQGIDYALFEERGRGEFEAMVQFPVPPEGVEEILDSIYAAGIREDAYTIVLPTETVVSSRLAMLSERFGGTRISREELLARARDASPVNSTFFAFLVLSTVIATAGLLLNSAATIIGAMVVAPLMGPAISASVGTVLNRQELVRRGVFLQVAGLIAAIATGALFGLVVQGTQLIPPNLDIREVAQIAERTSPNFLSLFLALGSGIAGAISIMRNAGSALVGVAIAVALVPPAATSGLGIAWGLPGVALAGAVLVVVNLLAINLTAMLLFYFAGYRPEEAGRGEGAGATTRRAVRSRAAFLVGALAALSVVLGLVTLTSFQAAAYEADVNRAAQSFVDQLPADQRVSFERAEVDYRPADILLGERPRVDVYIGVRFGDTIPEDFADRMDAHLTEQTGREVVTRVGVIEGQTATEDQGVTARLPRPNTLVAV, encoded by the coding sequence ATGCGTCTCGTACAGGTGCTGGTGCCGGAGGGGAAGAGTGAGGATGTGCTCGAGGCGCTCGACGGGCAGGGCATCGACTACGCGCTGTTCGAGGAGCGAGGCCGTGGGGAGTTCGAGGCGATGGTCCAGTTCCCCGTCCCGCCGGAGGGGGTCGAGGAGATACTCGACAGCATCTACGCGGCGGGAATCCGCGAGGACGCCTACACCATCGTCCTGCCGACCGAGACGGTCGTCTCCTCGCGGCTGGCGATGCTCTCGGAACGGTTCGGCGGGACGCGCATCTCGCGCGAGGAACTCCTCGCCCGAGCGCGGGACGCCTCCCCGGTCAACTCGACGTTCTTCGCGTTCCTCGTGCTGAGCACCGTCATCGCCACCGCCGGCCTCCTGTTGAACTCCGCGGCGACCATCATCGGGGCGATGGTGGTGGCGCCGCTGATGGGGCCGGCCATCTCCGCCAGCGTCGGCACCGTCCTGAACCGACAGGAGCTCGTCCGCCGCGGCGTGTTCCTGCAGGTGGCCGGCTTGATCGCGGCCATCGCCACGGGCGCCCTGTTCGGCCTGGTCGTCCAGGGGACACAGCTCATCCCGCCGAACCTCGACATCCGCGAGGTCGCCCAGATCGCCGAGCGGACGAGTCCGAACTTCCTCTCGCTGTTCCTCGCGCTCGGCTCCGGTATCGCGGGCGCCATCAGTATCATGCGCAACGCCGGCTCCGCACTCGTGGGGGTGGCCATCGCCGTCGCGCTGGTGCCGCCAGCCGCCACCTCGGGGCTCGGCATCGCGTGGGGGCTCCCCGGCGTCGCGCTCGCCGGAGCGGTGCTGGTCGTGGTCAATCTGCTCGCCATCAACCTCACCGCGATGTTGCTGTTCTACTTCGCGGGCTACCGGCCGGAGGAGGCCGGCCGGGGCGAGGGTGCCGGCGCGACGACCCGGCGGGCGGTCCGCTCCCGTGCCGCGTTCCTCGTCGGCGCACTCGCCGCCCTCTCCGTCGTCCTCGGCCTCGTCACGCTCACCTCGTTCCAGGCGGCCGCCTACGAGGCCGACGTGAACCGCGCGGCACAGTCGTTCGTCGACCAGCTCCCCGCGGACCAGCGGGTCTCGTTCGAGCGTGCCGAGGTCGACTACCGACCCGCCGACATCCTGCTGGGCGAGCGCCCACGCGTCGACGTCTACATCGGGGTCCGGTTCGGCGACACCATCCCGGAGGACTTCGCCGACCGGATGGACGCCCACCTGACCGAGCAGACCGGCCGGGAGGTCGTCACCCGCGTCGGCGTCATCGAAGGACAGACCGCCACGGAGGACCAGGGTGTCACAGCTCGACTGCCTCGCCCGAACACGCTCGTAGCCGTCTGA
- a CDS encoding DUF1269 domain-containing protein has translation MSSLVVLAFEGRDTAEQMREKMFDLQKRELITIDDAAVVVRKPNGQVKVKQARSLVGAGALGGAFWGLLIGVIFWMPWLGMAVGALTGALSGKLTDYGIDDKFIKEVGETVEPDSSALFLLAHDAVMDRITEELSEFEFEIIETNLSPEDEDRLREAFGADEIAA, from the coding sequence ATGTCCTCACTAGTCGTACTGGCGTTCGAGGGAAGAGACACCGCAGAGCAGATGCGTGAGAAGATGTTCGACCTCCAGAAGCGTGAGCTCATCACGATCGACGACGCCGCCGTCGTCGTCCGGAAGCCCAACGGACAGGTGAAGGTGAAACAGGCCCGGAGCCTCGTCGGGGCGGGCGCGCTCGGTGGTGCGTTCTGGGGACTGCTCATCGGCGTCATCTTCTGGATGCCGTGGCTCGGGATGGCCGTCGGTGCGCTGACCGGTGCGCTCAGCGGGAAACTGACCGACTACGGCATCGACGACAAGTTCATCAAGGAGGTGGGGGAGACGGTCGAACCGGACTCCTCCGCGCTGTTCCTGCTCGCCCACGACGCCGTGATGGACCGGATCACCGAGGAGCTCTCGGAGTTCGAGTTCGAGATCATCGAGACGAACCTCTCGCCGGAGGACGAGGACCGGCTCCGCGAGGCGTTCGGCGCCGACGAGATCGCCGCCTGA
- the nikR gene encoding nickel-responsive transcriptional regulator NikR, producing MSVVSVSMPEELLERIDQFADDHGYTGRSEVVREASRNLLGEFEDKKLEDRDLMGVVTVVFDYETTSVEEKMMHLRHEHEDIVASNFHSHVGGHHCMELFVLEGSLQEISTFVGKIRATKDTLTVDYSVLPVDDFGPLADMN from the coding sequence ATGAGCGTCGTCAGTGTCTCGATGCCAGAAGAACTGCTCGAACGAATCGACCAATTCGCGGACGATCACGGGTACACGGGCCGGAGTGAGGTAGTCCGGGAAGCGAGCCGTAACCTCCTTGGTGAGTTCGAGGATAAGAAACTCGAAGATCGAGACTTGATGGGTGTCGTTACGGTGGTCTTCGACTACGAGACGACGAGCGTCGAGGAGAAGATGATGCACCTCCGTCACGAGCACGAGGACATCGTCGCTTCGAACTTCCACAGTCACGTCGGCGGGCATCACTGTATGGAGCTGTTCGTGCTAGAAGGGTCGCTCCAGGAGATCTCGACGTTTGTCGGGAAGATTCGAGCGACGAAGGACACGCTCACGGTCGACTACTCCGTGCTGCCGGTGGACGACTTCGGCCCGCTCGCCGATATGAACTGA